From Atribacteraceae bacterium:
GACTGGATGGTGGTTGGCCGGATCACTGGTGCAGCATCCGGTTTATGAGAGAAAATCTGTTGGGTTTTCCACCAGGATCTTAATCTGGCGCATAAAGCGCGCCGCATCGCTTCCATCGATCACCCGGTGGTCGAACGAACCAGTCAGGAAGACGGTCAAACGGGAGACCGGCTTCCCCTCCCGACTCACCAAGCGCTCGGTGACTTGCCCAACGGCCAGGATAGCCGTTTCCGGGGGGTTGATGAGTGCCGTAAAGCGGTCGATACCCCAGGCTCCTAAGTTGGACAGGGTGATCGTCGCGCCACTGAGGTTAGCGGGAGTGAGCTTGCCCAGTCTGCCTTGCTCCACCAATTGGACCCGCTGTCCGGCGACCTGACGCAGAGTCATTTTTTCGGCTCCCCGGAGGACCGGTACCAGCAGGCCCCGTTCCGTGGCCACCGCGAAACCGACATTGACCTCGTGAAAAACCCGGATGGACTCTCCCTGAAAGCGGGCATTCACTGCCGGAACCTCCCGAACCGCCCGGCTTAAAGCGACAACCAGGCAGTCGTTGAGCGAAATCCACGCTTCGCCATCTCTGCGCCGGTCGTTCAGATTTTTTCGGTAGGTTTCGAGGTCGGTCATATCCAGACTGACCTCCAGGGTGAACTGGGGAATGTCCCGCTGGCTTTGAGTCATCCGCCGGGCGATCAAACGCCGGAAATCCGTCAGAGGAATGTCGGTAAAGGGCAAGGCGGGGTCCGCTGGGAGGCTTGCGGTGGAAACATCCCGCTTTTTGACCGTTTGACCATTTTCCGGAATCAGGGACGCCAAAGAAATACCCTTTTCCCGGGCCAGCTTACGGGCCGCGGGCGAGGCCAGAATCCGCTTCCCGGAGAGCGGGACCAGTCCACCGCTTGTCGTCTCGTCCTTTTTTTGGATCGGCTCTGCGGAGGGCGACACCTTCCTTTCGTCCCCCTCCTCCGGTAATACCTCTCCCAATTCTCCGACATAGGCGACCACCTGTCCGGTGTTCACCAGAGATCCCACCGGAGCGAGGATAGTCAGAAGATGTCCCTCCCGGAAAGATTCCACTTCCAATACCGCCTTGTCGGTCTCGATCTCGAAGAGCACCTCTCCTTTTTTAACGGACTCCCCCACGCTCTTGCGCCAGGCCAACATTTGAAATTCACTGGTGGTCTGTCCCACGGAGGGTACCTTGATCCCGGAAGCCACGCTATCCCCCCCCTTCTATGCTTTGCCGGCACTCCCCAGGATAGACAGAAAATGACCGATTTCCTCCCTCAGGCAATCCCGGGCCTCCTGCAGAACATCCTGCCCGCCACCTTGCCCCAGAAGCTCGTGAGGGTCGGAATACTCGATTTCCAGAGAGGAAAGCCGCGTACGCACAGTGTTTAACCAGGTCCTTTTCAGGAGCGTTCCCACATTGACTTTCGTGATTCCCAAGCTAACCGCTTCCCGTAACGCTTCCCGGTCTATCCCCGTCCCCCCGTGGAGAACCAGGGGTACCGGAACCGCCTTACACAACGAGCGAAGAAGGGGAAAATCCAGGCTGACCTTTTCGGTTTCCAGCACGTGGACATTGCCCACCGCCACAGCCAGGGCGTCCACTCCGGTCTGATGGACAAATTTCCGGGCTGTTTCCGGGTCGGTTTTTTCACCGCCCCCCCAAGTC
This genomic window contains:
- a CDS encoding dihydrolipoamide acetyltransferase family protein gives rise to the protein MASGIKVPSVGQTTSEFQMLAWRKSVGESVKKGEVLFEIETDKAVLEVESFREGHLLTILAPVGSLVNTGQVVAYVGELGEVLPEEGDERKVSPSAEPIQKKDETTSGGLVPLSGKRILASPAARKLAREKGISLASLIPENGQTVKKRDVSTASLPADPALPFTDIPLTDFRRLIARRMTQSQRDIPQFTLEVSLDMTDLETYRKNLNDRRRDGEAWISLNDCLVVALSRAVREVPAVNARFQGESIRVFHEVNVGFAVATERGLLVPVLRGAEKMTLRQVAGQRVQLVEQGRLGKLTPANLSGATITLSNLGAWGIDRFTALINPPETAILAVGQVTERLVSREGKPVSRLTVFLTGSFDHRVIDGSDAARFMRQIKILVENPTDFLS